The nucleotide window TCCCCCGCCTTGCATCTGGGTGTCGGGGTGGGATTCATGAAACTCGCGCGTTGGTCCCTCTTCCTGTACCTCATATACGCCGCCTACGGCTTCACCAACGGTCTGGTCAATCTCACCTGTTTCGGGTCGGGACGCATCCGAAACACCCTCCTTGTCGCGATCGTCCTGTCGACGTGCTATGTCGTCTGGCGAAGGCGGATTCTCCTCACGAAATGAATGAGTTGTAGTCAGATCCGATCTTTGACAGCGCGCTCGCGCATATGTTACCTGTAGATCAGTTTCGACGGCATCCCGACGGACGTTCGTCACTCCCATGGCCGACAACAACGCCCTCTACGCCATCAGACACGCCGACGGTTCGGTGAGCCTCTATATCGACGAGGACTACGCCTCGGAGCGCGGGATCAACCCGGCGACATTGACCCGGGTGGAAATTCCGAGAGAACTGTACGTCAACGGCTCGGTCCAGCAAGTGCGGGAATACGTCGCCAGCTACTTGGAAGCTCAAAGAACGGGAACCGCCTAACACCATGTCCACCGCCACATCGCCGCTCACGCCGTCTCTCATCGAATCGGTCATCGATGCGCTGCCGATCCAGGCCCGGATCATGCTCCATCTGATTCTGTTGCAGCATTTCGACGTCTCGGATGAAGAAATCAACTACATGACGATGGATCGGCCGGATCCCAGGTGTGTGGCCGGCACAAAGCCGACTTACAATATTCTGACCCAAGAGGCCGTAAAGGCGGTCCGGGACAAGCGCGACCAGTATTTCCGCCAAGTCCGGTTGAAGCGCGAACGAACCTGGCTGCAGAGCGAGTGCCTCACCACGTTGTTGCGGCTGCGGGAGCTGATGGCCGAGCGGGCCGCTCACCTCTTGACGACTCGATTCAATCTGCAGCCCGATGGCCTGCAGGCTCTGCAATCCCAGGCCCGCACCGCCGTTCACAGACCGGCCGTCCGCATGTTGGAACAGCGGTGGGAGGCGCAGGAGATTCCCCTTGAGGACTATCAGCAACAGAGACTCGGCATCGAGATGCAGGTCCAACTCCGCTTCGCCGAGCGGTACCGGAAGCGGTTGGCGTTGGCCGCCCGCGAACGCCAGACGGCCGATTATCAGCCGCTTCAGGATCATGAAATCGCCCATATCTGGGGCATTCCCGCCGGCAGCCTGGCGGCGCGCAAGGTCAAACACATGACGGCGTACCTGCAGGCCCTGCAGGCCGCGCTGCAGGGGGCCGCCACCGGGACTGGACCGGCATCCACGCCGATCGACTTGTGGAAAGAGACCTTCACCGTACTGGCCGCGCGGCCCGTCCAGCGATCGGTCTCCACCTATGACGGCCTGGAGCGCACGGAAGCGAACCTCATCGAAAAACTGACATTGTTGGTTGGAGGAACCCTCGCCGAGGACGTGGAAACTAAGTTCTGGTTGTCGCTCGTCCAGGGCGCCAGCTCGAACGCCGTTCTGTCGGAAGTCACCAGAAACCTCTTCGGCCTCCAGCGGCTGGCGGCCATTCTGGGCGACACGGACAGCTCGCCGGAATCCATCGACGAGACGCTGCTGGCCCGCGTCACCCCCAAACCCCACGATCAGGAAGAAGACACGAAGCAGCTCGAGAAGAAATCCACCGACCCGGCCAACGACATGAGAGAGCACGTGCTCAAGAGCATGTTCGGGGAACAACATCCCGATCTCTATGGCGGGGGGAAGTGGTGAGTGCTTTGACCCGCGCCGTCGACGTGTCTACGGCCTCATCGATTCAAGCCGGCCTATGATCGCCGACCGGCGTCAGAGAAGATACCGCAACAGGAAATTGGACTCTGTTCAAACTGGAAAGGCCACGGTATAGTAGCGGTATTCGTTAGGAGGCACCATGCGATTTGTGACGCAGCATTCGCAGCGTTCCACCCGACCTCTTGCCGCTCGACTCTGGTATGCCGTCTTCCTGTTTGGAATTCTTGCGGCTCCGCCGACAGTCTCCGCCTCCGGCATGTTGGATCTGGCCGAGTTGATCTCCCATCCCGAACAATACGACCGTCAGGAGGTCGTCGTAAGCGGCGAAGTCACCAATGTCCAGCTCGCGACCAATCGCCAAGGTCAACCCGCCTACGGATTTCTCCTCAAAGACCACGCGGGAACGGTCAAGGTGATCGGTCTCGGTCAGGCGGAAGTGCGTGAAGGCGATCAAGTGATCGTCGAAGGCATATTCACGAGGCTGCGCCAGGCCGGCCGCACAATCATCTACAACGAGATCAAGGCCATGTCCATCCGTTCCTTGAATCGCCTCAATCCCGATCTAGTCGGCTGAGGTCCGCGAAGAATCTTGAGGCGTTGAAGTTTCGAGTCTCGCGTTTCGAGTTTTTCGCTTCCCGCTTCGCTGCCTCGCGCTACTTGGAATTCCACGCGGGCAGCGTCAACACCTTCGTAAGCATCCAATCCTGCGCCCGATCGGGAAGCCACTTGAGCATCAGACTGCGGATTTTCGCATCGAGCCCCACGAGATATCGGGTCTTCGGTTTCGAGGCGGTCAGGGCATGGAGCACCGTCTGCGCCACAACATCCGGTGAGATCGCCCTCCTCGCCGCTTGCGCGACCGTATCCTTGACCCGTGCCACCAGATCTCCATAGAGAGCCATCGCGGCCGGACCGACCGAGACGGCGATCTCATCGCCGGTCTTCGTCGACTTCTCCCAGATCGGTGTCGCAATGGCGCCTGGTTCGATGATCGCAACGCGAATGCCCCAGGGTTGCAATTCCAGACGCAGCGCATCTGTCAACGCCTCCAGGGCATGTTTCGAAGCTGAATATGGCCCCATGACCGGGATCGTTCCGCGTCCCGCGATGGAACCCATGTTGACGATCCGGCCGCGCGCGAGCCGGAGCAGCGGCAGGAACGCCTGCGTGACCATGATCTGCCCGATCACGTTCACGTCGAGTTGTCTCCGCAGGGCGTCGATCGGAACGACTTCCAACGGGCTGCCCACGGCGATGCCGGCGT belongs to Nitrospira sp. and includes:
- a CDS encoding SDR family oxidoreductase; protein product: MRLQSPPRFIVLTGASTGIGAACALACVSHGMTVFAGVRSREAGEALRRQGGERLIPVHLDVTDPESIRQAERVVRGTVGLTGLSGLVNNAGIAVGSPLEVVPIDALRRQLDVNVIGQIMVTQAFLPLLRLARGRIVNMGSIAGRGTIPVMGPYSASKHALEALTDALRLELQPWGIRVAIIEPGAIATPIWEKSTKTGDEIAVSVGPAAMALYGDLVARVKDTVAQAARRAISPDVVAQTVLHALTASKPKTRYLVGLDAKIRSLMLKWLPDRAQDWMLTKVLTLPAWNSK